From a single Calothrix sp. NIES-2098 genomic region:
- a CDS encoding glutamate racemase — MYSSSIFEGNLYNFSEQEPQRAPIGIFDSGVGGLTVLRQVYRQLPNESVIYFGDTARLPYGIRSQAEILQFVREILTWMQQQQVKMVIMACNTSSALALEIVREEFNLPILGVILPGARAAVQLGKRIGVIATPATAKSNAYKQAILEIDPNVQVWQVGCPEFVPLIEQNRIHDPYTTEVARSYLEPLIKQEIDTLVYGCTHYPHLAPVLRSLLPSHVKLVDPAVNVVAACAQDLDLLGLKNTHPPLPTRFAVSGCAQQFAQSGLQWLGYTPLVEEVCFTDASKSRLQQDFVG, encoded by the coding sequence GTGTATTCATCTTCCATCTTTGAAGGCAATCTTTATAATTTTTCCGAGCAAGAACCTCAACGTGCGCCCATTGGCATTTTTGATAGTGGCGTCGGCGGTCTAACGGTACTGCGACAAGTTTATCGGCAACTTCCTAACGAATCAGTTATTTATTTTGGTGATACAGCTCGATTGCCTTATGGCATTCGTTCGCAAGCAGAGATATTGCAATTTGTGCGCGAAATTCTTACCTGGATGCAGCAGCAGCAGGTAAAAATGGTAATTATGGCTTGTAATACAAGTTCTGCTTTAGCCCTAGAAATAGTACGAGAAGAATTCAACCTACCTATTCTCGGTGTTATCCTTCCAGGCGCTAGGGCCGCAGTACAGCTTGGCAAGCGGATTGGTGTAATTGCTACCCCAGCAACTGCTAAAAGTAATGCTTATAAGCAAGCAATACTAGAGATTGACCCTAATGTTCAAGTCTGGCAAGTTGGTTGTCCAGAATTTGTACCGCTAATTGAACAAAACCGCATACACGACCCCTACACTACTGAAGTAGCACGTTCTTATTTAGAGCCGTTAATCAAGCAGGAAATTGATACTTTAGTTTACGGCTGTACCCATTATCCCCACCTCGCACCCGTGTTGCGATCGCTCCTTCCCTCCCATGTCAAGCTAGTCGATCCAGCAGTGAATGTCGTAGCAGCTTGTGCCCAAGATTTAGACTTACTAGGTTTAAAGAATACCCATCCCCCACTACCTACTCGCTTTGCTGTTAGTGGCTGCGCGCAACAATTTGCCCAATCGGGATTGCAGTGGTTAGGCTACACCCCACTAGTTGAGGAGGTTTGCTTTACTGATGCTTCAAAATCTCGCCTCCAACAAGACTTTGTTGGGTAA
- a CDS encoding N-acetylmuramoyl-L-alanine amidase, with translation MKLHWLLPGTFGTIFILSSPAFAARLESWRFDPNQNRLEINTAGAVQPKAQLIFNPTRLVIDLPQTVFGRPQVTQSVGGAIRSIRVGQFDKETTRIVVELTPGYTLDPQQVKFTGITASRWTVNLPEPKVDRVATLADASRPQTETPRTVVPSTTSPTVFPPRSVYNVVKTDSVTPIDNRTAVNTTDGATQIENLRVTGDGFFVRTSGANPKIQVNRTEDQRTVNIDITGASLSPKLAQRDVLINRYGVNRILFSQLQAQPPVARMTLKLDSNSPDWRASTSSVGGFVVLPNSGGVVRLPGNTTQLPRTSTDSPATIQSVELAGNGSQLLIRADQAVSATSGWDRSTGLFRITIANAKLAPRVNGPSLDATSPILRIRLQPQEPNSVVVFVQPAAGVQIGELNQVGSQLLALQLQRSRPITSPRIPPVGLPPLPPTQGQLPDPTDNPRTIPQPLPRPTVPRGKLLVVIDPGHGGKDSGAPGLGGLLEKDVVLPIGMQIARILEKNGVQAVLTRDADFFVELQGRVDIAERVNATLFVSVHANSIDNRSDVNGLEVYYYDSGRDFADVVRNTILNSISTIKDRGTRKARFYVLRKSSMPSILVETGYMTGREDNPRLASREYQNRMAEAIANGILKYLRRR, from the coding sequence GTGAAATTACACTGGTTACTACCCGGTACTTTTGGAACTATCTTCATACTGTCGTCGCCAGCTTTTGCAGCGAGACTAGAATCTTGGCGTTTTGATCCTAATCAAAATCGGTTGGAAATTAATACTGCGGGTGCTGTACAACCAAAAGCACAACTCATATTTAACCCCACCCGTTTGGTAATCGATTTACCACAAACCGTATTTGGGCGTCCACAGGTAACGCAATCAGTAGGTGGAGCAATTCGTTCGATTCGTGTTGGGCAATTTGATAAAGAGACAACCCGCATAGTTGTCGAACTTACTCCTGGTTATACCCTAGACCCCCAACAGGTAAAATTTACAGGCATCACTGCCAGCCGTTGGACAGTAAATTTACCGGAGCCAAAAGTCGATCGGGTCGCCACCTTAGCTGATGCTAGTAGACCACAAACAGAAACACCAAGGACAGTAGTCCCTTCTACAACATCTCCGACAGTATTTCCTCCCAGAAGTGTTTATAACGTGGTCAAAACTGACTCTGTTACTCCCATCGATAACCGAACTGCGGTCAACACGACAGACGGAGCAACTCAAATAGAGAACTTACGAGTAACAGGAGATGGGTTTTTCGTTCGTACCAGTGGTGCAAATCCCAAAATCCAGGTGAATCGAACAGAAGATCAAAGAACAGTTAATATTGACATTACAGGTGCGTCTTTATCACCAAAATTAGCGCAACGGGATGTATTAATTAATCGCTATGGTGTCAATCGCATCCTGTTTAGTCAATTACAAGCACAACCACCAGTGGCGCGGATGACGCTGAAGCTAGACAGCAACAGTCCCGATTGGCGGGCAAGCACTAGCAGTGTGGGTGGATTTGTGGTTCTGCCCAATAGTGGTGGTGTAGTCAGATTACCCGGAAATACCACTCAACTGCCGAGAACATCAACTGACTCGCCAGCGACAATTCAATCTGTCGAACTTGCTGGCAATGGCAGCCAATTGTTGATTCGCGCTGACCAAGCTGTATCTGCAACCAGTGGTTGGGATCGCAGCACGGGTCTGTTCCGAATTACAATTGCCAATGCAAAGTTAGCTCCCAGAGTCAATGGCCCCAGTTTAGATGCGACTAGCCCGATTTTGCGCATCCGCTTACAACCGCAAGAACCAAATTCGGTTGTGGTTTTCGTTCAACCCGCCGCCGGAGTACAGATTGGCGAACTTAATCAAGTCGGCAGTCAACTGCTAGCTCTACAATTACAACGCTCTCGTCCAATTACATCCCCTAGAATACCCCCTGTGGGTTTACCCCCACTGCCACCAACTCAAGGACAATTGCCAGATCCCACAGATAATCCTCGGACTATACCGCAGCCATTACCACGTCCCACAGTTCCCAGAGGAAAATTACTAGTAGTGATTGACCCCGGACATGGTGGTAAAGACTCTGGCGCGCCAGGCTTAGGCGGACTGCTAGAAAAGGATGTGGTTTTGCCTATTGGGATGCAAATCGCCAGGATTTTAGAGAAAAATGGCGTACAAGCAGTACTAACAAGAGATGCTGACTTTTTCGTAGAACTTCAAGGACGGGTAGATATAGCCGAGCGAGTTAATGCAACTTTGTTTGTCAGCGTTCACGCGAATTCGATTGATAACCGTTCTGATGTCAACGGGCTAGAAGTATATTATTACGACAGTGGTCGCGATTTTGCTGACGTGGTTCGCAATACTATTCTCAACAGTATCAGTACTATCAAAGATAGGGGAACACGCAAAGCCCGATTTTACGTCCTCAGGAAAAGTTCTATGCCTTCCATTCTGGTGGAAACAGGCTATATGACGGGTCGGGAAGACAATCCCAGATTGGCAAGCCGAGAATACCAGAATCGCATGGCAGAAGCGATCGCTAATGGAATTCTCAAATACTTACGAAGAAGGTAA
- a CDS encoding cell wall hydrolase/autolysin encodes MTLHWLLPGTLGTILLLASPTLAARLDSWRFDTNQNQLEINTAGAVQPKAQLIFNPTRLVIDLPQTVFGRPQVTQPLSGAIRSIRVGQFDKETTRIVVELTPGYTLDPQQVKFISITDSRWLVKLPRPDVDKVANSTNSVSSVLNLDSVTKPELSQGLNTTDGATQIENLRVTGDGFFVRTSGANPKIQVNRTEDQRTVNIDITGASLSPKLAQRDVLINRYGVNRILFSQLQAQPPVARMTLKLDSNSPDWRASTSSVGGFVVLPNSGGVVRLPGNTTQLPRTSTDSPATIQSVELAGNGSQLLIRADQAVSATSGWDRSTGLFRITIANAKLAPRVNGPSLDATSPILRIRLQPQEPNSVVVFVQPAAGVRIGELNQNNQFLTLQLQRSSQVVRPPIGLPPLPPPNRGTLPDPNSSLPPISQPGSRSPILNGRALVIIDPGHGGKDPGAIGIGGVREKDIILPIGARVAEVLQQNGVQVIMTRKADYFVSLQGRVEMAEKANASVFVSIHANSAGAGRPDVSGLETYYYDNGLGLARTVHNSILQNLNVRDRGVRRARFYVLRKSSMPSILVETGYLTGREDVAKLQTLMYQNQMAEAIARGILQYLKQR; translated from the coding sequence GTGACATTACACTGGTTACTACCTGGTACTTTGGGAACTATCTTATTGCTAGCGTCACCAACTTTAGCAGCAAGGCTGGACTCTTGGCGTTTTGATACCAATCAAAACCAGCTAGAAATCAATACCGCAGGTGCTGTACAACCAAAGGCACAACTCATCTTCAACCCCACCCGTTTAGTAATTGATTTGCCACAAACTGTATTTGGTCGTCCACAAGTAACACAACCATTAAGTGGGGCAATTCGTTCGATTCGTGTTGGACAGTTTGATAAAGAGACAACCCGCATAGTTGTCGAACTTACTCCTGGTTATACCCTAGACCCGCAACAGGTCAAATTTATCAGCATCACAGACAGCCGCTGGCTTGTAAAATTACCAAGGCCAGATGTTGATAAAGTAGCAAATTCTACTAATAGTGTTTCTAGTGTATTAAATCTAGACTCTGTCACCAAACCTGAGTTGTCTCAAGGTTTGAACACGACAGACGGAGCAACTCAAATAGAGAACTTACGAGTAACAGGAGATGGGTTTTTCGTTCGTACCAGTGGTGCAAATCCCAAAATCCAGGTGAATCGAACAGAAGATCAAAGAACAGTTAATATTGACATTACAGGTGCGTCTTTATCACCAAAATTAGCGCAACGGGATGTGTTAATTAATCGCTATGGTGTCAATCGCATCCTGTTTAGTCAATTACAAGCACAACCACCAGTGGCGCGGATGACGCTGAAGCTAGACAGCAACAGTCCCGATTGGCGGGCAAGCACTAGCAGTGTGGGTGGATTTGTGGTTCTGCCCAATAGTGGTGGTGTAGTCAGATTACCCGGAAATACCACTCAACTGCCGAGAACATCAACTGACTCGCCAGCGACAATTCAATCTGTCGAACTTGCTGGCAATGGCAGCCAATTGTTGATTCGCGCTGACCAAGCTGTATCTGCAACCAGTGGTTGGGATCGCAGCACGGGTCTGTTCCGAATTACAATTGCCAATGCAAAGTTAGCTCCCAGAGTCAATGGCCCCAGTTTAGATGCGACTAGCCCGATTTTGCGCATCCGCTTACAACCGCAAGAACCAAATTCGGTTGTGGTTTTCGTTCAACCCGCCGCCGGAGTCAGAATTGGTGAACTCAACCAGAATAACCAGTTTTTGACTCTGCAATTACAACGATCTTCTCAAGTCGTTAGGCCTCCTATTGGATTACCACCTCTACCACCACCAAATCGTGGCACATTGCCAGACCCCAACAGTTCTCTACCACCTATATCTCAACCTGGTTCGCGTTCCCCGATTCTTAATGGACGAGCGCTAGTCATAATTGACCCAGGTCACGGTGGCAAAGACCCAGGAGCTATTGGTATTGGTGGAGTACGCGAGAAGGATATTATCCTACCCATTGGCGCAAGAGTGGCAGAGGTTTTGCAGCAAAATGGCGTGCAAGTAATCATGACCAGAAAAGCTGACTATTTCGTCAGCCTGCAAGGACGAGTAGAAATGGCAGAGAAAGCAAATGCTAGCGTATTTGTAAGCATTCATGCCAATTCAGCAGGTGCGGGGCGTCCGGATGTGAGTGGCTTAGAAACGTATTATTACGACAATGGTCTAGGTCTAGCTCGCACTGTTCATAACAGCATTCTGCAAAATTTGAATGTCAGAGACCGAGGAGTAAGGCGAGCCAGGTTTTATGTCCTCAGAAAAAGTTCTATGCCTTCGATTCTTGTAGAAACAGGCTATTTAACTGGTCGAGAGGATGTTGCTAAATTACAAACTTTAATGTATCAAAATCAAATGGCGGAAGCGATCGCTCGCGGTATTCTCCAGTACCTTAAACAAAGATAA
- a CDS encoding Na+/H+-exchanging protein: MQFLDAMNFSFPLLASTTETADSSMVVAAVLLSLVVIYLASKVGGELSNRVGLPPVLGELVGGVIIGISVLHLVVFPEAGTDSSSSLIISFLRSTAGLTPQAADGVFNAQSEVISVLSELGVIILLFEIGLESNLKDLMAVGIQATIVAIVGVAAPFAAGTIGLMTLFGIGAVPAIFAGAALTATSIGITSKVLSELGRLNSKEGQIILGAAVIDDVLGIIVLAVVASLAKDGEVDVTKVIYLIISATAFLVGAILLGNVFNKTFVAIVDRLKTRGELVIPAFIFAFVMAYLAAVIQLEAILGAFAAGLVLEETDKRKELQKQVIPIADMLVPIFFVAVGAKTDLGVLNPAIPSNREGLVMASFLIAVAIVGKVITGLTVFGQPQINRLAIGVGMIPRGEVGLVFAGVGAASGALSKPLGAAIIMMVILTTFLAPPLLRFVFPDTDNVSTDSDQLILDGASAPSLTIETPQLLVSKSSDAGILESSPDSQES, translated from the coding sequence ATGCAGTTTTTAGATGCAATGAACTTCTCTTTTCCTCTGTTGGCAAGCACAACAGAAACAGCAGATAGCTCAATGGTAGTAGCAGCGGTGCTACTGAGCTTAGTGGTCATCTACCTCGCTAGCAAAGTTGGTGGGGAGTTATCAAATCGGGTCGGTTTACCGCCTGTTTTAGGCGAACTCGTAGGTGGTGTAATTATTGGCATATCTGTTTTGCATCTTGTGGTGTTTCCAGAAGCTGGTACAGATAGTTCTAGTTCCTTAATTATTTCCTTTCTGCGCAGCACTGCTGGGTTGACTCCCCAAGCCGCTGATGGAGTATTTAACGCACAGTCAGAGGTCATTTCTGTTTTGTCAGAACTGGGTGTGATTATCCTGCTATTTGAAATTGGTTTGGAGTCAAACTTAAAAGACTTAATGGCAGTTGGCATCCAAGCTACTATCGTGGCAATAGTGGGAGTAGCAGCACCCTTTGCGGCAGGTACTATTGGGTTGATGACTTTGTTTGGTATTGGTGCTGTACCTGCAATTTTTGCTGGGGCGGCTTTGACTGCTACTAGTATTGGTATCACTTCTAAGGTACTTTCAGAACTGGGGCGTCTCAATTCTAAAGAAGGGCAGATTATTCTCGGTGCTGCTGTAATTGATGATGTACTGGGAATTATTGTCTTGGCTGTAGTTGCTAGTCTTGCTAAAGATGGTGAGGTAGATGTGACTAAAGTCATTTATCTCATTATCAGTGCCACTGCTTTTCTAGTGGGTGCTATCCTACTGGGTAATGTTTTCAATAAGACTTTTGTTGCGATCGTCGATCGCCTAAAAACACGAGGTGAGTTGGTCATACCAGCATTCATCTTTGCGTTTGTGATGGCATATCTTGCGGCTGTGATTCAGTTGGAAGCAATTCTGGGAGCGTTTGCTGCTGGTTTAGTCTTGGAAGAGACAGATAAGCGCAAAGAACTGCAAAAGCAAGTCATTCCTATTGCTGATATGTTAGTGCCCATTTTCTTTGTAGCTGTGGGCGCAAAAACTGATTTAGGCGTATTGAACCCAGCAATCCCTAGCAATCGGGAAGGTTTAGTTATGGCATCTTTCCTGATTGCCGTAGCGATCGTTGGTAAAGTTATCACAGGCTTAACGGTGTTTGGGCAACCACAAATCAACCGTTTGGCAATTGGTGTGGGGATGATTCCCAGAGGCGAAGTTGGATTAGTATTTGCTGGTGTTGGTGCTGCTAGTGGTGCGCTCTCCAAACCCCTGGGTGCAGCAATTATCATGATGGTAATACTGACAACCTTTTTAGCTCCTCCCTTGTTACGATTTGTCTTTCCCGATACAGATAACGTCTCAACAGACTCAGATCAATTGATTTTAGATGGTGCTTCGGCTCCATCCTTGACAATAGAAACACCTCAATTGCTTGTCTCAAAGTCAAGCGATGCTGGTATTTTGGAATCATCTCCTGATTCTCAGGAAAGTTGA
- a CDS encoding single-strand-binding protein: MSINVVTLIGRVGGDPSLTYFDSGKVVCKLTLAVNRRTRDGEHTDWFNLELWGKTAEIAGNYVTKGRQIAVKGSLKFDRWSDRNSGTTRSSPVIQVDQLDLLGSKRDSEGGGGDFSPENF; this comes from the coding sequence ATGAGCATTAATGTTGTCACTCTAATTGGTCGTGTAGGCGGCGACCCAAGTCTTACATATTTTGATTCTGGTAAGGTTGTATGTAAATTAACACTAGCTGTTAATCGACGCACTAGAGATGGGGAACATACAGACTGGTTCAATTTAGAATTATGGGGTAAGACGGCAGAGATAGCAGGTAATTATGTAACTAAGGGGCGTCAAATTGCTGTCAAAGGTTCTTTAAAGTTTGACAGATGGAGCGATCGCAACTCTGGAACCACCCGTTCATCACCAGTTATCCAGGTAGACCAACTCGATTTATTAGGTTCTAAGCGTGATAGTGAGGGCGGAGGTGGAGATTTTTCGCCAGAAAATTTCTAA
- a CDS encoding MreB/Mrl family cell shape determining protein, with product MGIDLGTANTLVYVSGKGIVLQEPSVVAIDQNEKIALAVGEDAKKMLGRTPGNVVALRPLRDGVIADFDTAELMLKSFIQRVNEGKSLILPRIVIGIPSGVTGVERRAVMDAASQAGAREVYLIDEPVAAAIGAGLPVAEPTGNMIIDIGGGTTEVAVLSLQGTVLSESVRIAGDELTEAILQYMKKVHNLVIGERTAEDIKIRIGSAYPTNDDHEAMMEVRGLHLLSGLPRTVTIKGPEIRESMLEPLSVIIEAVKRTLERTPPELAADIIDRGIMLAGGGALLKGIDTLISHETGIVTHIAADPLCCVVLGTGRVLENFKQLERVFSGRSRNM from the coding sequence ATGGGTATCGACCTCGGTACTGCTAATACCCTCGTTTATGTATCTGGTAAAGGTATTGTACTCCAAGAACCTTCGGTTGTTGCCATCGATCAAAATGAAAAGATCGCACTGGCAGTAGGAGAAGATGCCAAAAAAATGCTCGGTCGCACACCAGGAAATGTGGTAGCTCTCAGACCTCTGCGCGATGGGGTTATTGCTGATTTTGACACAGCCGAGCTGATGTTAAAAAGCTTTATTCAACGTGTGAATGAAGGTAAGTCTCTGATTTTACCTCGAATTGTCATTGGTATTCCTAGCGGTGTTACAGGGGTAGAAAGACGGGCTGTAATGGATGCAGCTTCCCAAGCTGGAGCCAGAGAAGTTTATTTAATTGATGAACCAGTAGCCGCCGCCATTGGTGCAGGGCTACCAGTTGCCGAACCGACTGGCAACATGATCATCGATATTGGTGGTGGTACAACAGAAGTTGCAGTACTCAGCCTTCAAGGTACAGTACTGAGCGAGTCAGTACGGATTGCTGGTGATGAACTTACCGAAGCAATTCTGCAATACATGAAGAAAGTTCATAATTTGGTGATTGGGGAACGTACTGCTGAGGACATTAAGATTCGCATCGGCTCTGCTTATCCCACCAATGACGATCATGAAGCGATGATGGAAGTCCGAGGCTTACATTTGCTTTCTGGTTTACCGCGAACTGTGACTATTAAAGGCCCGGAAATTCGTGAAAGTATGCTGGAACCGCTATCAGTAATTATCGAAGCGGTGAAGCGAACACTAGAACGCACACCACCCGAACTAGCAGCAGACATTATCGATCGGGGAATTATGCTGGCTGGTGGTGGTGCTTTGCTTAAGGGCATAGATACTCTCATTAGCCATGAAACAGGTATCGTCACACACATTGCTGCCGATCCTTTATGTTGTGTGGTATTGGGAACAGGTCGTGTTTTGGAAAACTTCAAACAACTGGAACGGGTATTCAGCGGTCGTTCGCGTAATATGTAG
- a CDS encoding rod shape-determining protein MreC translates to MVLSRRWWDRKSLQIGLIVLALGSAWVLRQTQGTALLEMYQGIARPLQMLQAGPTPEERLRDARSLELQARITDLESQNQKLQNLLGYVEKEPISSRPIPARVVGRSADHWWQQITLDRGANSGIKEGFIVKAEGGLVGLVETVTPNTSRVLLISDLKSQVGVTVSRTSAKGVLRGDASAEAVLEFYEKVPNVKVGDFVSTSTYSQKFPSGLAVGRIKSLDLKKLPASVAKVELFPPIRSLDWVAVYPKPENPIPEGENPQPTNPQPQKSN, encoded by the coding sequence ATGGTTTTATCACGTCGTTGGTGGGATCGGAAGAGCCTACAAATTGGATTAATTGTACTGGCGTTAGGTAGTGCTTGGGTACTGCGGCAAACCCAAGGTACAGCTCTGCTGGAGATGTATCAAGGAATTGCTCGGCCATTGCAAATGTTGCAAGCAGGGCCAACACCCGAAGAACGGCTGAGAGATGCGCGGTCATTAGAATTGCAAGCGCGCATTACAGATCTAGAAAGCCAAAATCAAAAGTTACAAAACTTACTAGGCTATGTAGAAAAAGAGCCAATTTCATCGCGCCCAATTCCTGCACGGGTAGTAGGACGCAGCGCCGATCACTGGTGGCAGCAAATTACTCTAGATCGCGGTGCCAACTCCGGAATTAAAGAAGGCTTTATAGTCAAGGCAGAAGGTGGATTAGTCGGTTTAGTAGAGACTGTTACTCCTAATACTAGCCGCGTGTTACTGATCAGTGACCTCAAAAGCCAAGTGGGTGTAACAGTTAGTCGCACATCAGCTAAAGGCGTCTTGCGGGGAGATGCTTCGGCTGAAGCTGTACTGGAATTTTATGAAAAAGTTCCCAATGTCAAAGTTGGTGATTTTGTCTCCACATCAACTTACAGTCAGAAGTTTCCTTCTGGTTTAGCGGTTGGAAGAATTAAATCTCTGGATTTAAAGAAGCTTCCGGCTTCAGTTGCCAAAGTTGAACTTTTTCCACCGATTCGGTCATTAGATTGGGTGGCTGTCTATCCAAAACCAGAAAACCCAATCCCAGAGGGAGAAAATCCCCAGCCGACGAACCCACAACCGCAAAAGTCTAACTAA
- a CDS encoding S-layer domain-containing protein — protein sequence MISHSKSKVWMLAWLIVASVNGVVEKATAQDYSFPSPANQSYLEEEDPMSQVTSVSQLKDVQPTDWAFQALQSLVERYGCIAGYPNNTYRGDRALTRYEFAAGVNACLDRVNELIATATTDLVTREDLAKLQKLQSEFAPELATLRGRVDSLEARTTELEAKQFSTTTKLSGLVIVGAQGRNSNRGDVNPRDGIKDTSDGGTNIALTSLTQLYLTTQFTPRSYLFTGLLNGTGGTGPRFNNSVSRNDVILGYEFPTDNQFIISDLNYHWLITDNLALMVGTEGVSMASAFRGPNRVESAATGPLSYFAQRNPILNIGFGHGGIAIDWQFAKRASLQAIYSSYIPSNPGKRTGLFDGTTTTGVQLLLTPTDAIDLSLYYVNNYASDGCLKAYVGDECLTAKSEPLQTNAFGATITWQISPHINIGAWGGYTNSYIPGQPGNVETTNYMAFINFPDLFAKGNLGGIYVGQPPRITSSNLPIGSNVPDLVDTGLGRAGGQPGTTTHIEAFYLFKLTNNISITPGIIHILEPGHTPNNEPVTIGILRSTFLF from the coding sequence ATGATTAGCCACAGTAAGAGTAAAGTCTGGATGCTCGCATGGTTAATCGTTGCGAGCGTAAACGGAGTTGTAGAAAAAGCGACTGCACAAGACTATAGCTTTCCATCTCCTGCAAATCAGTCTTACTTAGAGGAAGAAGATCCGATGTCACAAGTAACATCGGTATCTCAACTAAAAGATGTGCAGCCGACAGATTGGGCGTTTCAAGCATTGCAGTCTTTAGTAGAACGCTACGGTTGCATAGCAGGTTATCCAAATAATACCTATCGTGGCGATCGCGCATTGACACGGTATGAATTCGCCGCAGGTGTCAATGCTTGCTTAGATAGAGTTAATGAGTTAATCGCTACAGCTACAACTGATTTAGTTACTCGCGAAGATTTAGCCAAATTACAAAAATTACAATCAGAATTTGCTCCAGAATTAGCAACATTGCGGGGTAGAGTTGATAGCTTAGAAGCACGCACTACTGAACTTGAAGCCAAGCAATTCTCTACCACAACTAAACTCAGCGGACTAGTAATAGTTGGAGCGCAAGGAAGGAATAGCAACCGTGGCGATGTTAATCCTAGAGATGGTATCAAAGATACAAGTGATGGTGGCACAAATATAGCTCTAACATCTCTAACTCAGCTATATTTAACTACCCAATTTACCCCTCGTAGTTACTTATTTACAGGTCTTTTAAATGGAACGGGTGGTACTGGTCCAAGATTTAATAATAGCGTTTCTCGTAATGATGTTATTCTTGGCTACGAATTTCCTACAGATAACCAATTTATTATCAGTGACCTCAATTATCACTGGTTAATTACTGATAACTTAGCGCTGATGGTGGGAACCGAAGGCGTGAGTATGGCAAGTGCTTTCCGAGGCCCAAACCGTGTAGAAAGCGCTGCTACCGGGCCATTATCTTACTTTGCACAACGAAATCCTATTTTAAATATAGGATTTGGTCATGGTGGTATAGCTATAGATTGGCAGTTTGCTAAACGTGCTAGTTTGCAGGCAATTTATTCTAGTTATATTCCCAGCAATCCTGGTAAACGCACGGGTTTATTTGATGGCACAACTACTACAGGTGTGCAATTATTGCTAACACCAACTGATGCTATAGATTTAAGTTTGTATTATGTTAATAATTATGCTTCAGATGGTTGTTTAAAGGCTTATGTGGGTGATGAATGCTTAACTGCAAAATCAGAACCTCTACAAACTAATGCTTTTGGTGCTACTATAACTTGGCAAATTTCACCCCACATAAATATTGGCGCATGGGGTGGTTATACTAATTCTTATATTCCGGGACAGCCAGGAAATGTCGAAACCACAAATTACATGGCATTTATTAACTTCCCAGATTTATTTGCTAAGGGAAATTTAGGTGGAATTTATGTAGGACAACCTCCTAGAATTACAAGTAGCAACCTACCAATAGGAAGCAATGTCCCCGATCTAGTCGACACAGGATTAGGACGTGCTGGAGGACAACCAGGAACAACTACACATATCGAAGCATTTTATCTTTTCAAACTAACAAATAATATTAGTATCACACCAGGAATCATCCATATCTTGGAACCCGGTCATACACCAAATAACGAGCCAGTGACTATCGGCATTCTGAGAAGTACTTTTCTTTTTTAA